The Achromobacter pestifer genome includes a region encoding these proteins:
- a CDS encoding MFS transporter has protein sequence MMTTKPAAARSRRDYVTAGLASMMGTTIEWYDFFLYGTAAALIFNKIFFPAFDPLTGTLAAFATYSVGFFARPLGGVIFGHYGDKIGRKSMLLITLLLMGVPTILIGLIPSYEQIGYWAAVLLVLMRFLQGIAVGGEWGGAVLMAVEHAPEGKKGFFGSLPQAGVAPGLILSSLAMGAVASLPEADMLAWGWRLPFLASVVLLLVGWFIRVKVAESPDFEQMKEKGAKVEVPVAEVLKHHRRALLVVVGARLAEVTWFYTVVTFSLAYATGTLGIARSVMLDATIWGAAVALITMPLFGMLGDKIGHKWVFMVGTLGILACAPVFFHLLGTRDTGLIILAVCLAVGLVYACLYGPEGTLFSSQFPAEVRYTGISLAVQVSGAIGGGLAPIVATWLLAKGGGDPQYVVWYLSILGVIALFSAWLMRSESAMASALRVPASANLRTP, from the coding sequence ATGATGACGACCAAGCCTGCGGCTGCGCGTTCGCGCCGCGATTACGTGACGGCCGGACTGGCCAGCATGATGGGGACCACGATCGAGTGGTACGACTTTTTCCTTTATGGCACTGCTGCCGCGCTGATTTTCAACAAGATCTTCTTTCCTGCCTTCGACCCGCTGACGGGCACGCTGGCGGCTTTCGCCACCTATTCCGTGGGCTTCTTCGCGCGGCCGCTGGGCGGCGTGATATTCGGCCATTACGGCGACAAGATCGGCCGCAAATCCATGCTGCTGATCACGTTGTTGCTGATGGGCGTGCCCACCATCCTGATCGGGCTGATCCCGTCGTATGAGCAGATCGGCTACTGGGCCGCCGTGCTGCTGGTGCTGATGCGCTTCCTGCAAGGGATCGCGGTGGGCGGCGAATGGGGCGGAGCGGTGCTGATGGCGGTGGAGCACGCGCCGGAGGGCAAGAAGGGCTTCTTCGGCAGCCTGCCGCAAGCCGGCGTGGCGCCGGGCCTGATCCTGTCGTCGCTGGCAATGGGCGCGGTCGCCAGCTTGCCCGAGGCCGACATGCTGGCCTGGGGCTGGCGCCTGCCGTTCCTGGCCAGCGTGGTCCTGCTGCTGGTGGGCTGGTTCATCCGGGTCAAGGTGGCCGAGTCGCCCGATTTCGAGCAGATGAAGGAGAAGGGCGCCAAGGTCGAGGTGCCGGTGGCCGAGGTATTGAAGCACCATCGCCGCGCGCTGCTGGTGGTGGTGGGCGCGAGGCTGGCGGAAGTGACCTGGTTCTACACCGTGGTGACCTTTTCGCTGGCCTACGCCACGGGCACTCTGGGCATTGCACGCTCTGTCATGCTGGACGCCACCATATGGGGCGCGGCCGTCGCGTTGATCACCATGCCGCTGTTCGGCATGCTGGGCGACAAGATCGGCCACAAATGGGTGTTCATGGTTGGCACCCTGGGCATCCTGGCCTGCGCGCCGGTCTTTTTCCACCTGCTGGGTACCCGCGACACCGGCCTGATCATCCTGGCGGTATGCCTGGCGGTGGGTCTGGTCTACGCTTGCCTGTACGGGCCGGAAGGCACCCTGTTCTCCAGCCAGTTTCCGGCCGAAGTGCGCTACACCGGCATTTCGCTAGCGGTGCAGGTGTCCGGCGCCATCGGCGGCGGCCTGGCGCCCATCGTGGCGACCTGGCTGCTGGCCAAGGGCGGGGGCGATCCTCAGTACGTGGTGTGGTACTTGAGCATCCTGGGGGTGATCGCCTTGTTCAGCGCCTGGCTGATGCGCAGCGAGTCCGCCATGGCCAGCGCCCTGCGGGTGCCCGCTAGCGCCAACTTGAGGACGCCATGA
- a CDS encoding LysR family transcriptional regulator, with translation MDTPDRQLRYFLRIAELKSLSRAAEDLDQTQSGLSRQLAALEAHVGKPLFVRTGRGVELTEAGARLLDGIQPAYKNIDRVLEAVRQREGVTQGTVRLATVHTLSYYFMAEVVASFVSSHEHVNLSVMGRSSPEVVALVESGKADVGFVYDAAVASDNLASATLFDDEMCLIVRGDVQLPDDVDLAGMDLRLVGFPPHYALRKMIHSAGLEPEFVAEAETIDAMLKLVSSGVGACILPSRIPDKLLTEYGLRKVRVHSPILRRRVVAITLANRQPLPLVSELLAVAHRIAAQ, from the coding sequence ATGGATACACCGGACCGGCAGTTGCGCTATTTCTTGCGCATTGCGGAACTCAAATCGCTATCGCGCGCGGCGGAGGACCTGGACCAGACCCAGTCAGGGCTGAGCCGGCAACTGGCGGCGCTGGAAGCCCACGTGGGCAAGCCGCTGTTCGTGCGCACCGGCCGCGGGGTGGAACTGACCGAGGCGGGCGCGCGGCTGCTCGACGGTATCCAGCCTGCGTACAAGAACATCGACCGGGTGCTGGAGGCGGTGCGCCAGCGCGAAGGCGTGACGCAGGGAACGGTCCGGCTCGCCACCGTGCATACGCTCAGCTACTACTTCATGGCCGAGGTGGTGGCCAGTTTCGTCAGCAGCCATGAACACGTGAACCTGTCCGTGATGGGGCGCAGTTCGCCCGAGGTGGTGGCGCTGGTGGAAAGCGGCAAGGCGGACGTGGGCTTCGTCTACGACGCGGCGGTCGCCTCGGACAACCTGGCGTCGGCCACGCTGTTCGACGACGAGATGTGCCTGATCGTGCGCGGCGATGTGCAACTGCCGGACGATGTCGACCTGGCCGGCATGGACCTGCGGCTGGTGGGCTTTCCGCCGCATTACGCGCTGCGCAAGATGATCCATAGCGCGGGGCTGGAGCCGGAGTTCGTGGCCGAGGCCGAAACCATAGACGCCATGCTCAAGCTGGTGTCATCGGGCGTGGGCGCCTGCATCCTGCCGTCCCGCATCCCCGACAAGCTGCTGACCGAGTATGGCCTGCGCAAGGTCCGGGTCCATAGCCCCATTTTGCGGCGGCGCGTGGTTGCCATCACGCTGGCAAACCGCCAGCCCCTGCCGCTGGTGAGCGAACTGCTGGCGGTCGCGCACCGCATTGCGGCGCAGTAA
- a CDS encoding NUDIX hydrolase: MTAPPPQRPIAATIAAVVRDGCVLLVRRANPPDQGRWAFPGGKIDAGEGVLAAAARELLEETGVRAEPLHVFDAVDVYDRDDAGALRRHFILIAVLCRWQSGEPVAGDDAADARWVSLEALDDHSLAASFGVAELAHKAAALSAAR, encoded by the coding sequence ATGACCGCGCCCCCGCCCCAACGTCCCATCGCGGCCACCATCGCCGCCGTCGTGCGCGACGGCTGTGTGCTGCTGGTGCGCCGCGCCAACCCGCCTGACCAGGGCCGCTGGGCCTTCCCCGGCGGCAAGATCGACGCGGGCGAAGGCGTGCTTGCCGCGGCCGCGCGTGAACTGCTGGAAGAGACCGGCGTGCGCGCGGAACCACTGCACGTGTTCGATGCGGTGGACGTCTATGACCGCGACGATGCGGGCGCGCTGCGCCGCCACTTCATCCTGATCGCGGTGCTGTGCCGCTGGCAATCCGGCGAACCGGTGGCGGGCGACGATGCCGCCGACGCCCGCTGGGTATCGCTGGAAGCATTGGACGATCACTCGCTCGCGGCCAGCTTCGGCGTGGCGGAACTGGCGCACAAGGCGGCGGCCCTGTCGGCTGCGCGCTAG
- a CDS encoding 2-hydroxychromene-2-carboxylate isomerase, translating to MKTIDYYFWMNSDWAYLGADRLEALAARQQAEIRYLPVDLPEVYARTGGILLGLRSPERQAYRVAELARWCRKLDTHVNPQPAYMCPDASLASRIVIAADHAGLPVAALYKAILKAEWCDEQDISDAATLRAIVEQQGLDAPALLAAAAEPGIEAVYRRNTNDAVAAGVFGSPAYVYRGEVFWGQDRLEMLEEAVAA from the coding sequence ATGAAGACCATCGACTACTACTTCTGGATGAATTCCGACTGGGCCTACCTGGGCGCCGACAGGCTGGAGGCGCTGGCGGCGCGCCAACAGGCGGAAATCCGCTACCTGCCGGTGGACCTGCCGGAGGTCTACGCCCGCACCGGCGGCATCCTGCTGGGCCTGCGTTCGCCCGAACGCCAGGCCTACCGGGTGGCGGAACTGGCGCGCTGGTGCCGCAAGCTGGACACCCACGTCAATCCGCAGCCGGCCTACATGTGCCCGGATGCCAGCCTGGCCTCGCGCATCGTCATCGCGGCGGACCACGCCGGCCTGCCGGTGGCGGCGTTGTACAAGGCCATCCTGAAAGCCGAATGGTGCGACGAGCAGGACATCTCGGACGCAGCCACCTTGCGCGCCATCGTGGAGCAGCAGGGGCTGGACGCCCCAGCCCTGCTGGCCGCGGCGGCCGAGCCCGGCATCGAGGCCGTCTACCGCCGCAACACCAACGACGCGGTCGCAGCCGGGGTGTTCGGATCGCCCGCCTATGTGTACCGGGGCGAGGTATTCTGGGGCCAGGACCGGCTGGAGATGCTGGAGGAGGCCGTGGCCGCCTAG
- a CDS encoding amidase, giving the protein MNYTENIKAASLHQLDLLSLAALIRSGEVSPVAVTRAQLQRIEALDGSLRSYAHVTAASALQEAQAAESEIRQGRYRGPLHGVPIALKDLFRRKGVPTAAGAAIHRGTPADHDATVVSRLREAGAVLLGQLQMTEGAYSDHHPDTVPPRNPWNADYWTGISSSGSAVATAAGLCFGATASDTGGSIRWPCAATGLTGIKPTWGRVSRHGVFELAASLDHAGVIARSAADAAALLEAIAGPDAKDPTALQAPVPRYTQEAEATVGGLRVGVDANWNHGNVDAQTQRMMEAAMQVFEQLGAVLVPLQFPIEDAAQAVRDWAPLCAVEAAVAHASTYPCRKAEYGPVLAGVIEAGRALSGLDHQRILLRRMATRGKVDALFGRVDALLTPVQPMAPLTLEAISVLGLQPGLVEALQRYTCVFDMTGHPCLTLPAGQCAAGMPMGLQLVAAHLGEPVLFRLGAAFQAATNWHLRRPAL; this is encoded by the coding sequence ATGAACTATACGGAAAATATCAAGGCTGCAAGTCTCCACCAACTGGACCTGCTGTCGCTCGCCGCCCTGATCCGGTCGGGCGAGGTCTCGCCGGTAGCGGTCACGCGCGCGCAGTTGCAGCGCATCGAGGCCCTGGACGGCAGCCTGCGCAGCTATGCCCACGTGACCGCCGCGTCCGCGCTGCAGGAAGCGCAGGCCGCGGAAAGCGAGATACGCCAAGGACGCTACCGCGGCCCCCTGCATGGCGTCCCCATCGCACTGAAGGACCTGTTCCGCCGCAAGGGCGTGCCGACGGCCGCCGGCGCCGCGATCCACCGCGGCACGCCCGCCGACCATGACGCCACGGTAGTCAGCCGCCTGCGCGAGGCGGGCGCCGTGCTGCTGGGGCAGCTGCAGATGACCGAGGGCGCGTACTCCGACCATCACCCCGATACCGTGCCGCCGCGCAACCCCTGGAACGCGGATTACTGGACCGGCATCTCGTCCAGCGGATCGGCGGTGGCGACGGCCGCCGGCCTTTGCTTCGGCGCGACCGCCTCGGACACCGGCGGCTCCATCCGCTGGCCCTGCGCCGCCACCGGGCTGACCGGCATCAAGCCGACCTGGGGCCGCGTCAGCCGCCACGGCGTGTTCGAACTGGCGGCCTCGCTGGATCACGCCGGCGTCATCGCGCGCAGCGCGGCCGACGCCGCGGCGCTGCTGGAGGCCATCGCCGGACCCGATGCGAAGGATCCGACCGCGCTGCAAGCGCCCGTGCCGCGCTACACCCAGGAGGCCGAAGCCACGGTTGGCGGCCTGCGGGTCGGCGTGGATGCAAACTGGAACCACGGCAACGTCGATGCCCAGACTCAGCGCATGATGGAAGCGGCGATGCAGGTCTTCGAGCAACTGGGCGCGGTCCTGGTGCCGCTGCAGTTCCCCATTGAGGACGCAGCGCAGGCCGTGCGCGACTGGGCGCCGCTCTGCGCGGTCGAAGCGGCGGTGGCGCACGCCAGCACCTACCCTTGCCGCAAGGCGGAGTACGGACCGGTGCTGGCCGGCGTGATCGAAGCGGGACGCGCGCTATCCGGCCTCGACCACCAGCGCATCCTGTTGCGTCGCATGGCCACGCGAGGCAAGGTCGACGCCTTGTTCGGCCGGGTCGATGCGCTGCTGACGCCAGTGCAGCCCATGGCTCCGCTCACGCTCGAAGCCATCAGCGTTCTAGGACTACAGCCCGGACTGGTCGAAGCCTTGCAACGCTATACCTGCGTGTTCGACATGACGGGCCACCCCTGTCTGACGCTACCCGCCGGCCAGTGCGCGGCCGGCATGCCCATGGGCCTGCAACTGGTGGCGGCCCATTTGGGCGAGCCTGTGCTGTTCCGGCTGGGCGCCGCTTTCCAGGCGGCCACAAACTGGCATCTACGCCGGCCGGCGTTGTGA
- a CDS encoding MFS transporter: MHAQPGAALPIAGRIFHGWRVVAAAFAITLLGFGSAYSFSAFVDALQRDFSATRGAVSLVFSLAGFLYFGFGVVSGPLADRYGSRRMAWIGMLLVALGLALASAAQSMMQIYLAYGLGVGLGVGCAYVPVVGAVQRWFLRRRGLASGLAVSGIGVGTLLVPPLACALIDLWGWRAAYLALAAAVAVLGCAAARWVENSPQDRGLQPDGDAAPAVRAAPASAPAPAPAGVPVLAAIRSKVFVLLYLAAMAGAFGVFVPFVHLIPYALDHGIAPGLAVLLLGMVGVGSTAGRFLLGTLADRLGRRASLATMYGGMAASMALWSACGQFWTLALFALVFGAFYGGWVALMPAVVMDYFGGRHVSGIIGALYTSVAFGTLIGPVAAGHVYDLSGSYLLPIVASAAGNALAAAITALLPRQLAPQAEPRRVLL, encoded by the coding sequence ATGCATGCGCAACCCGGCGCCGCCCTGCCCATCGCCGGCCGGATCTTCCACGGTTGGCGGGTGGTGGCCGCGGCCTTCGCCATCACCTTGCTGGGCTTTGGCAGCGCCTACTCATTCAGCGCCTTCGTCGACGCCTTGCAGCGCGACTTCTCGGCCACGCGCGGCGCGGTGTCGCTGGTGTTCTCGCTGGCGGGATTTCTCTACTTCGGCTTCGGCGTGGTCAGCGGCCCGCTGGCGGACCGCTACGGCTCGCGCCGCATGGCCTGGATAGGCATGCTGCTGGTGGCGCTGGGCCTGGCGCTTGCCAGCGCCGCGCAAAGCATGATGCAGATCTACCTGGCCTACGGCCTGGGCGTCGGGCTAGGCGTGGGCTGCGCCTACGTGCCGGTGGTGGGCGCCGTGCAGCGCTGGTTCCTGCGCCGGCGCGGGCTGGCCTCGGGGCTGGCGGTCAGCGGCATCGGCGTGGGCACGCTGCTGGTGCCGCCGCTGGCCTGCGCGCTGATCGACCTGTGGGGCTGGCGCGCCGCCTATCTGGCGTTGGCCGCCGCGGTAGCGGTCCTGGGCTGCGCCGCGGCGCGCTGGGTTGAAAATTCGCCGCAAGACCGCGGACTGCAACCCGACGGCGACGCCGCGCCCGCCGTCCGCGCTGCGCCGGCATCCGCACCAGCACCCGCGCCCGCCGGCGTGCCGGTGCTCGCAGCCATACGCAGCAAGGTCTTCGTCCTGCTGTATCTGGCAGCCATGGCCGGCGCCTTCGGCGTCTTCGTGCCCTTCGTGCACCTCATCCCGTACGCCTTGGATCATGGCATCGCGCCGGGGCTGGCCGTGCTGTTGCTGGGCATGGTCGGCGTGGGTAGCACGGCAGGCCGGTTTCTGCTGGGCACGCTGGCCGACCGCCTGGGCCGGCGCGCCTCGCTCGCCACGATGTATGGCGGCATGGCGGCGTCGATGGCGCTGTGGAGCGCTTGCGGCCAGTTCTGGACGCTGGCGTTGTTCGCCCTGGTGTTCGGTGCGTTCTACGGCGGCTGGGTGGCCTTGATGCCAGCAGTGGTCATGGATTACTTCGGCGGCCGGCACGTCAGCGGCATCATCGGCGCGCTCTACACCAGCGTGGCATTCGGCACGTTGATCGGCCCAGTGGCGGCCGGTCATGTGTACGACCTCAGCGGCTCCTATCTGCTGCCCATCGTCGCCAGCGCGGCGGGCAATGCATTGGCGGCGGCGATTACGGCACTGCTGCCGCGGCAACTCGCACCGCAGGCCGAGCCGCGCCGGGTTCTACTATAG
- a CDS encoding HAL/PAL/TAL family ammonia-lyase, which produces MSMQHSPSSPARPYRAAIRRSTGIAALLGVLLAPMAAVAAACAPIVLDGQSLTLAQIESVARQGCGVTLADEAMRRAQRSYDLLLAYARLDRPVYGLNRGVGLNKDQTIFKGGEISPEVRRLSEQFNRNLLRSHSAAYGAEAPRELTRAAMLIRLNTALFGGSGLQPAVLRQYAEFLNRGITPVMFGEGSVGEADITILPQIGLAMMGEGQAYYRGQRLPAAQALRQAGLDPVQPFGKDALAIVSSNAYGAAVASLAALDAARLLALADTVAALSLEGLNGNLAPVLSASQAQRPYEGQASTAGHIRTLLRGSSLWQQDPQRALQDPLSFRTVSQAHGAARDMLDLLQRQLLLQINSSDDNPTVALDAQPGEHAEAYELQFYVTEGPVRGAVLPNAGFDPSAWALPLQGMGVALSQVAQLSAQRTLRLTDTAFTGLPRFLSPGNGAIGYGPIQKTVSSLAAEVRMLALPMVTDVQPQAGNIEDVGTNAPATGRRLAAQIDRLTMLLAVELMHAAQAVDLRVAQRPDFMVGAGTSALKREFRKQVPYMAEDRRNDEDIVRAVDFLVRHRQALAGAGAAP; this is translated from the coding sequence GCGCAGATCGAATCCGTGGCCAGGCAAGGCTGCGGCGTGACGCTGGCCGATGAGGCCATGCGGCGCGCGCAACGCTCCTACGACCTGCTGCTGGCCTACGCGCGCCTGGACCGCCCCGTATACGGACTGAACCGGGGGGTCGGGTTGAACAAGGATCAGACCATTTTCAAAGGAGGAGAAATTTCGCCCGAGGTGCGCAGATTGTCGGAGCAGTTCAACCGCAACCTGCTGCGTTCGCACAGCGCGGCCTACGGCGCCGAGGCGCCTCGGGAGCTCACTCGGGCGGCCATGCTCATCCGGCTGAACACCGCGCTGTTCGGCGGCTCCGGATTGCAGCCTGCCGTGCTGCGCCAGTACGCCGAGTTTCTCAATCGCGGCATCACCCCAGTGATGTTCGGCGAAGGCTCGGTCGGCGAAGCCGACATCACGATACTTCCGCAGATCGGGTTGGCGATGATGGGCGAAGGCCAGGCCTATTACCGCGGCCAGCGCTTGCCCGCGGCGCAGGCGTTGCGCCAGGCTGGCCTCGACCCGGTGCAGCCCTTCGGCAAGGACGCCTTGGCCATCGTCAGTTCCAACGCCTACGGCGCCGCCGTCGCGTCGCTGGCGGCGCTGGATGCCGCCAGGTTGCTTGCCCTGGCCGACACCGTCGCCGCACTGTCGCTCGAAGGGCTGAACGGCAACCTGGCGCCGGTACTGTCCGCATCGCAGGCCCAACGCCCCTACGAGGGGCAAGCGAGTACGGCCGGACACATCAGAACCCTATTGCGTGGCAGCTCCCTGTGGCAGCAGGACCCGCAGCGCGCGCTGCAGGATCCATTGAGCTTTCGCACAGTGAGCCAGGCCCACGGCGCGGCGCGAGACATGTTGGATCTGCTGCAGCGGCAACTGCTGCTGCAGATCAACAGTTCCGACGACAACCCCACCGTGGCGCTGGATGCCCAGCCCGGCGAGCATGCCGAAGCTTACGAATTGCAGTTCTACGTCACGGAAGGCCCGGTTCGAGGCGCCGTGCTGCCCAACGCCGGTTTCGATCCCAGCGCCTGGGCACTGCCTTTGCAGGGCATGGGCGTAGCCTTGTCCCAGGTAGCGCAATTGTCTGCCCAGCGCACGCTGCGGCTGACCGACACCGCATTCACGGGCCTCCCCCGGTTTCTCAGCCCGGGCAACGGTGCCATCGGCTATGGCCCGATTCAGAAAACGGTGTCGTCGCTTGCGGCAGAGGTAAGAATGCTGGCGTTGCCGATGGTGACCGACGTGCAGCCCCAGGCTGGAAATATCGAAGACGTGGGAACCAACGCGCCAGCCACGGGCCGCAGGCTGGCCGCCCAGATCGACCGGTTGACGATGCTGCTGGCGGTGGAACTGATGCACGCCGCCCAGGCCGTGGACCTGCGCGTGGCCCAGCGTCCCGATTTCATGGTCGGAGCGGGGACCAGCGCCCTCAAGCGCGAGTTCCGCAAGCAGGTCCCCTACATGGCCGAAGATCGGCGCAACGATGAAGACATCGTCCGCGCCGTTGATTTCCTCGTGCGGCACCGCCAAGCGTTGGCAGGGGCTGGCGCGGCGCCCTGA
- a CDS encoding aldolase, with product MSTALREKSYFDTRATQEMARHLHAVPRSIQETMAYACRILAMTEQEAGLAGQISVRSQRPGAYWTLRFGLGFDEATPADFIEVDRDLHTLTGEGMANPATRFHLWVYEARPDVQSIIHTHSPWASALAAARQPLVISQMDMTPLHDDCAFLGEWPGVPIADQEGVIISGALGKKRAIILAHHGYLTAGVTCEEATYLSVYLERAARMQIRAQAFGPLTPVDDALAREAHDYLLKPSIVNATFNYWARQTHGIPPLPLPAA from the coding sequence ATGAGCACCGCATTACGAGAGAAATCCTATTTCGACACCCGCGCCACGCAGGAAATGGCGCGCCATCTGCACGCCGTGCCGCGCAGCATCCAGGAAACCATGGCCTATGCCTGTCGCATCCTGGCCATGACCGAGCAGGAGGCCGGCCTGGCCGGGCAGATCAGCGTGCGCTCGCAGCGTCCCGGCGCGTACTGGACCTTGCGCTTCGGCCTGGGCTTTGACGAAGCCACGCCGGCCGACTTCATCGAAGTGGACCGCGACCTGCATACGCTGACGGGCGAGGGCATGGCCAATCCGGCCACGCGCTTTCACCTGTGGGTGTACGAGGCGCGGCCCGACGTGCAGTCCATCATCCACACGCATTCGCCCTGGGCCTCGGCGCTGGCCGCGGCGCGCCAGCCGCTGGTGATCTCGCAGATGGACATGACGCCGCTGCACGACGACTGCGCCTTCCTGGGCGAATGGCCGGGCGTGCCGATCGCGGACCAGGAGGGCGTGATCATCTCCGGCGCGCTGGGCAAGAAGCGCGCCATCATCCTGGCGCATCACGGCTACCTGACGGCGGGCGTTACCTGCGAGGAGGCGACCTACCTGTCGGTGTACCTGGAACGCGCGGCGCGCATGCAGATCCGCGCGCAGGCCTTCGGACCGCTGACGCCGGTGGACGACGCACTGGCGCGCGAGGCGCACGATTACCTGCTCAAGCCCTCGATCGTCAACGCGACGTTCAATTACTGGGCACGGCAGACGCATGGCATCCCGCCCTTGCCGCTGCCCGCCGCCTGA
- a CDS encoding aminoglycoside phosphotransferase family protein produces MLDTYLARWQLTPDGAPIITRAAQLLPVRHRGLPAMLKVSHEEDEKQGGVLMRWWDGQGAARVLAHDGAAILLERATGARSLAEYARNGRDDEATRIICGVLQDLHAPRARPLPALRPLEEWFEELWPMAQAQGGILAHSARHARALLDSPRDLTVLHGDVHHGNILDFGERGWLVIDPKRLHGERAFDYANLFCNPDLADPAPPVAIEPGRFERRLELVVAQSGLERRRLLQWILAWCGLSAAWFMGGGEDAAIGLDIARQAQALLER; encoded by the coding sequence ATGCTCGACACCTACCTTGCCCGCTGGCAACTGACGCCCGACGGCGCGCCCATCATCACGCGCGCCGCCCAGCTGCTGCCCGTGCGGCATCGCGGCCTGCCCGCCATGCTCAAGGTCTCGCACGAAGAAGACGAGAAGCAAGGCGGCGTGCTGATGCGCTGGTGGGACGGCCAGGGCGCGGCGCGCGTGCTGGCGCATGACGGCGCAGCCATCCTGCTGGAGCGGGCCACGGGCGCTCGCTCGCTGGCCGAGTACGCGCGCAACGGGCGCGACGACGAAGCCACCCGCATCATCTGCGGCGTGCTGCAAGACCTGCATGCGCCGCGCGCCCGGCCCCTGCCCGCGCTGCGTCCGCTAGAAGAATGGTTCGAGGAACTGTGGCCCATGGCGCAGGCGCAAGGCGGCATCCTGGCGCACAGCGCCCGCCACGCCCGCGCCCTGCTCGACAGCCCGCGCGACCTGACGGTGCTGCACGGCGACGTGCACCACGGCAATATCCTGGACTTCGGCGAGCGCGGCTGGCTGGTCATCGACCCCAAACGCCTGCATGGCGAGCGCGCCTTCGACTACGCCAATCTCTTCTGCAACCCGGACCTGGCGGATCCGGCTCCGCCCGTGGCCATCGAGCCCGGGCGCTTCGAGCGGCGGCTGGAACTGGTCGTCGCGCAGTCGGGCCTGGAGCGCCGCCGGCTGCTGCAATGGATCCTGGCCTGGTGCGGCCTGTCCGCCGCCTGGTTCATGGGCGGCGGCGAGGACGCCGCGATCGGCCTGGACATCGCCCGCCAGGCGCAAGCGCTGCTGGAACGCTGA
- a CDS encoding LysR substrate-binding domain-containing protein has product MTVQRLPPLNALRAFEAAARHLSVKDAAQELCVTPGAVSQMIKSLEQHLGVALFLRVNRGIQLTDAGHGFLPPVRNAFRQILAASARIALPPESRVLTVSTTAFFASAWLIPRLHGFHARHPEIDLQVVTSNALAAFGRDGADIAIRHGLGRYAGLQSEHLLTVEVVPVASAALVAKLGMPGGARELLRWPRVHDEARNGWQLWFAAQGVEDAGMPRGPAFDDGSLLLQAVAAGQGAGLLPVAMVQDELAAARLVRLAGDAWLEDFGYYLVWPGRGALPDKARVFRDWLLESGLGGASPRR; this is encoded by the coding sequence ATGACCGTTCAGCGACTGCCTCCCCTTAACGCGCTGCGCGCCTTCGAGGCTGCGGCCCGCCATCTCTCCGTGAAGGACGCGGCGCAGGAACTGTGCGTGACGCCGGGCGCGGTCAGCCAGATGATCAAATCGCTGGAGCAGCACCTGGGCGTGGCGCTGTTCCTGCGCGTGAACCGCGGCATTCAGCTGACGGACGCCGGCCACGGTTTCCTGCCGCCGGTGCGCAATGCCTTCCGCCAGATCCTCGCGGCGTCGGCCCGCATCGCCCTGCCGCCCGAGAGCCGCGTGCTCACCGTCAGCACCACCGCGTTCTTCGCATCGGCCTGGCTGATCCCCAGGCTGCACGGCTTCCATGCCCGCCATCCGGAGATCGACCTGCAGGTCGTCACCAGCAACGCGCTGGCGGCTTTCGGCCGGGACGGCGCGGACATCGCCATCCGCCACGGGCTGGGCCGCTATGCGGGACTGCAAAGCGAACACCTGCTGACCGTGGAGGTCGTGCCGGTGGCATCGGCCGCCTTGGTGGCGAAGCTGGGCATGCCAGGCGGCGCGCGGGAGCTGCTGCGCTGGCCACGCGTGCATGACGAAGCGCGCAACGGCTGGCAACTGTGGTTCGCGGCCCAGGGCGTGGAGGACGCAGGCATGCCGAGGGGGCCTGCCTTCGATGATGGCAGCCTGCTGCTGCAGGCCGTAGCCGCCGGCCAGGGCGCGGGCCTGCTGCCCGTGGCGATGGTGCAGGATGAATTGGCGGCCGCACGCCTGGTCCGGCTGGCCGGCGACGCCTGGCTGGAGGACTTCGGCTACTACCTGGTATGGCCGGGCAGGGGCGCCTTGCCGGACAAGGCGCGGGTGTTCCGGGATTGGCTGCTGGAAAGCGGTTTGGGGGGCGCCAGCCCGAGGCGCTAG